The following DNA comes from Papaver somniferum cultivar HN1 unplaced genomic scaffold, ASM357369v1 unplaced-scaffold_128, whole genome shotgun sequence.
TTGACCCGGCGGCTGATCATTTGGAGCTAGTCTTTTGGAATTGAATTAAGAagcatattttttttgtttttaaatggaTTTGAGAAGAATATAGTCATTCCCTTGGAAAACAACATCCATCATTAGACGATAATCGTTTCTCATCCATTCATTCATCTTACTTTCAATAATTCGAGTGTCCTGCAAAAATGTTTGCTATCATTTCATTAATAAGTTTCTGAACTGAGCATTTGCAAAACAACAAGTTCAGACTTCAGACTCAtttctaaaagagaacatatataCCAAGTTCAACTAATATgggaacaacaacatcaacaatggAAAACGATATAGAATCGTCAGTAAGAAAATTATTCGGAAACAATGTTTATGACGAGGAGATGCCGATTCCGATATCGTCATTAGAATGCATGGAGAATAAGTCAACAACAGCACTGCATGCACCAGAAGAAATATGTCTTACTATTGTTGATTCATCACCTGACCATCATTTCCTGCATATTAACAATGAGTATAATTACGAATTGGGTACGTATATCCTCTCATCTTTAGTCATGAAATATGTTTTAAGCTGATAATACATTTTCAACGCACCATGCATTTCGCTATTAATCCCTAGTCATGCAATTTTATAATGCAACAGAGTATATGACTGTCGATACACCAAAGATCCAGCTGCAGCATAACAACGTCACGGATGATGACTACAATTGTACCGGTATGATATATGCATCAGTTTTCATGTTTCACTCCTGTTGATAATTTTCCTTTACTAAAATTTCTACGAATGAGAATAAAAGGTTTTTACTGACACGTGCCACTGAATATTTGATGGATGTAAAATCAGAGTATATGGCTAGCGATATCCCAGTTGAGATCATCAAGGACAACGGCGTTACCTCCGGTATATTCTCTTTTCCGAAATTAGAAGgattattttatataatataagCTTATGGTTTTGGTGGCTAAATATATTCAAGCTAATTTTAAACAATCTTTCCAGAAGAGAATGGAGGCCAAACGGACCATATAAAGAAGTACCAGTTACTGTATAAAGCAGCATTAAAAGGTGACTGGCTAACGGCTAAAAGGATTTTGAAGGCTGATTCAAATGCAATAACTGCAAAGATAACAATGAATGATGAGACCGTACTGCACGTAGCTGCAGCGTCGAGGCATTCAATGTTTGTTGAAAAGCTTGTGAAACTCGTGCCGTCACTTGCATTGAAGAACTCTGAAGGAGAAACGATGCTTCATGTTGTAGCAGCTGCAGGAATCATCAGAGCTGCCAAGGTTATGGTGACTAAGAACCCTAACTTGACACAAATGCCAGATGCCAGTGGCTGGGTTCCACTAGTAACTGCTGTTTACACTGCTAACCCACTGGAAGAGAAAAGTAAGAAGATGGTCCATTATCTTTGCAGTGTCACTAGAGATGAGGAGCCAAGTCCATATTTTGGCGTTGCGGGTGGTAGTCTAATCAGTATAACAATTGCTAGTAATTTATATGGTAAGAGTAAAGAGTGTATATTTATACTTGTTACAGCAGGGTTTATGCTGGTTATAGTTATGCATAAATCCAAACCAACAATTACACCCCCAATTTTCCTAGATTAGTCTATTTTTACTCACCGTGGAAACGCATGACTCAACAACCATCACCAGTTTGTAGGAATACCAACTGCAACTTATACACATTAGACACCCATAATCAGCTCTTGATCCCCAACTGGATGCATCTTAAGATTAAATGTCTAAACTGACACATCTTATTTTTGTTTGCTGAAACAATGCTATAATAGCTAATCTATTTCTTGTAGATGTTGCCTTGAATCTGGTCCAGCAATATCCCAGTCTGGCTACTGAAAAAAATGAATCTGGATATAGTGCACTGGAAGTGATGGCGGCAAGGCCTTCTTCATTCGCGAGTGGCAGTGAGGCAACAACATGGGAACGCTTCCTCCGCTCATGTCAGTAACTTAAGTTTGATTTTATTAATTCCGGCAGGTTTTATTCTTGGCGAAGTCCATGCCTAACCCCTGCTCTAGCAGAAAAGGCTTCTTCGCCAACATTTGGCTGCAAGTCAGACCTTAAGGACCAAACAAAGAATATGCCCAAAATTTTGAGTGATAAGAGGACCTAACTGAATCTCATCTTTGTTTCCACTTCAGTTCGCGTGCAAATACATGAGGAGGATTTGATGCATACACAAGCCTTGGCCTTAGTCAAATGCATTTGCAAAGAAATTTCTCTTAAGAGCAGCACagatatttttaaattttttgaagaTTCACACATCTTAGAGGAAGCTACAAGATTTGGGGCATTCTATATAGTACTGGAGTGTGTTCAGATGTTTCCTGATCTATTATGCGTTAAAATGAAGACCAACTATACTATATTAGAGGAAGCAATAAAATACCGGCGAGAAAATATGTTTAATCTTATATGTGAAATGAATGCGGGTAAAAAGTTGGCTACCTCCGTAGATGGCAACAATAACACCATACTGCATTTGGTCGCAAAGAGAGCAGATCCTCAGCAACTCAATTCAGTTACAGGCGCAGCTCTTCAAATGCAACGAGAGCTTCAGTGGTATCAGGTATAGAAGAATTACTTGCCCAGTAGATTAATTTCTTACCTTTATCCTAGGCATAGGCAAAAAGGGAATGGTATTATGACAACTTACATGATTTACTTATCGTTCACCTCTGATCCACACTACCATGACTTGGCTCAGGAGGTTGAGAATATTGTATTACAAAGACATagacaaaagaaaaacaatgaGGGCAAGACACCTAGAGCTCTATTTACAGAAGAACACAAGGATTTGTTGGAGAAAGCAGAGAAATGGATGAAAGATACAGCCAATTCATGCATGATTGTGGCCACGCTCATCACTACTGTAGTTTTTGCTGCAGTTTTTACAGTTCCAGGAGGCAATTTCAGTGACATTGCTAGCCGTAAAGAGGGAATTCCAATTTTTTTGAACACAACCTCATTCACTGTGTTTGCAATTGCAGATGCCTTAGCTCTCTTATCTTCCATCACATCAGTACTTATGTTCTTTTCTATCTTAAGTTCGCGTTACGCTGAAGCGGATTTCCTCTTTTCGCTGCCAAAAAAATTGATCACTGGTTTCGTAACTCTCTTCTTTTCTATAGCTGCCATGATTGCAGCCTTTGGAGCAGCACTTTCTATTGTGCTTGAGCAAAGATGGGCATGGGCTCCAATTCCTATAGCATTGTTTACGTGCATACCTGTTGCACTGTTTGCGTTATTGCAGATTCCGTTGTTTGTTACAATCGTTCGTTCTACGTATGGGCCTAGCATCTTTCGGAGAAAGGACCAGCGCATGCAGTGGACTTATTAGGGAAGGATGTCAGTAATATTTGCAGGTCTCAAAACAGCGTATTTTGAGATTCTAACTGATCAAATCAGTTAAGTGAGACGTATAcaatgtgtgtacatatttcatcatccgcCACGTGTCTATGGAGAAACACGTGGAAAACATACAATCCGGGGCATCAAGGTGTGATGCCACGCGCATACAGCCAAGAGACGTGTCTCCTCAGGGCAAGGCCCTCATCCAACAGATCCAATGGCGAAGAATCGAGGAGTACCGAAATATAATGCCATTGCAAAGCACTGAAAAGCATCCAAAGACTTACTTTATCCCATCTCAAGAAAGATCCAAGATCAGCGGCTGGGGTTAATCCGACTGACACGGATATGACAGGAGCAGAGGACGTCTGTCTGGCGCGTACAGacgacccaaccacccgcattaaacgccctgagcagtatacgtgtcgaccaacctatgGAAGACACGATGACAACTCTTCGTCATCAAGCAGGGAACGCTGGGGGAATCGTAGAAGACGAAGATATCTGCGGTATTGACACAAAGCACAAAACGATAAGATTATAACggccttcagaagtggaccccacgttgtaaccctataaatacccctctccactaagagagaaggggtcgaccaatccataacaattagaggagaacataggagagagaaataggaagagtaagtaatcccttATTTCCGCTGACCTATGTACActttaaagtcattcgactatctttataaccactcaatacatagtgaaacaccaaccccgtggatgtaggccttagtgctgaaccacgtaaatctttgtcttatttacatttcagcactttacattcaacGTTTTACATCATgcactttacatttatacttcgaTCTCTATTTACTCTATTATATGAGCATTATAAGTGATAATAtacgactagacaatgacgagcccgaaggctctgagtcgatgaatcgatataatcacctCCCCTTACGCATACATCGCATAATTTATGATATAGAGtgtatgcgaacattgtttgtgaacacgtggatttatcgtgatttatgtgttcacaatctggcgctagaaaaaGGTGTCTTATATGCAATGATGGTAGTCTTTTGTTGAAATTAATCTATGAATAGATCCacacattgtttgtgaacacgtggatttatcgtgatttatgtgttcgcaatctggcgctagaaacacgtTCCTTATATGAATAGATCCACACACTTGTTAGTGGTTCTGCGCCTTTGGAATCATTTCCAAGCTGTTGTCAACGTGCATCTTCGTCAGCAATTTCCTTATCAAACCTGCGCCTTCTTTCAAACTGCGTTGCTTGTCATTAAACTTATAAAATAGACCTGGGGTAACCAAGAGATCTGGTACCTCTTAAAAGGGGAATAATAGACGGATAATCTTTTCTAAACCTCGGAGCCTGACTTCCATAACTCTGCTAATGAACCCCCTGTCGATCCCATTTTCTTTGCAGGCCCTCTACCTTTTGCAGAGGATAACAAAATGGAGAAAAATAAAGATGCAGGAAAAACGAAGGCTTCATCAAAAGACACGCCAAGGACTACCCCAGTCATGACTAGGAGTAAACAAAAGGGAAAAAAGCTTAAAGCAGCGGATAAGAATCAAAGCGGAGCTGAAAGAACGATGCCTTTAGTTGCCAGCGCAATTGCAGCGGAAGCACTAAAGTTCGCTGCTGCTAAAGCCGGAGCCTCTAAAGACGGAGCATCCAGAGTAGGAATCTCAAAAGTGACAACTGCCACCCGACCGCAGGAACAGCGTGAAGGGATGGCAGAGTCTGTGATACAACGACCTACTTACGAGATGCCACTCACCAACGAACAAAATCTACCACGTCAAGCTAATCAACCCCTCCTAATAGTCATTCAGCCCACACAGCAACTAGCGGAACTTCAAAATCCGCAGATGGACCCACCAGAGCCAGTGATACAAATTTTCGACGAAGACCATACGGTAGCTGCCGGAGGTCAAATGCAGGTGGGAATGCCAAATCAAGGATCGAATCACTCTGCTCAGATGATGGCAGAACTAGAGGAACTGAGAAAGAATCAAAGGGTgtacgcagatgttgtagccctGCTGGCACAGGAGAACCAACAGCTCAAAGACAAAATCACCAACAATGCAGAGGTGGAAAACCATCACGACGAAGCTAACTCCATGGCACCAATACCGAACCAAGATCGAAGGATGATAGTTTCCAACGCATCCAACCCAGAACCTCTGAACCGAAGGGATGCGAGAGGAAGTCGAAGATCCGACCCAGACTATAATCCGGATAACTCAGACTACTTCGATAGTGAAAACCCGAGGCCAGGACGATCCCCCTTCCTCGAGGAGCATCAGCGGGCAATGGAGAATCTTCGTTGCGAAATGATGGCAGAAATCAATCAGTTGAaaactaggcagggaggcggaagattggagaaagtgatgaaggaagcaagcACCACCCCGCTGACACATCGCTTGGCCAAAGCTCTCATTCCACAAAAGTGTCCAGTTCCGGCCTTCGAGTGTTACgatggatccagtgatcccgcagaCCATCTTCGGTATTATAACGGAATGATGGCACGATGGGATTATGATGACGCCATACTTTGCAGATACTTTCCCTCGAGTCTAAAAGGGTCAGcgttgtcttggtttgacaattTACCACCGAGTTCCATTGATTCTTACGACCAACTCGCCGAGAAATTCTTGGAAACCTACATGTATAACAAGgtcgtcaacaccggaatggataagctcttctcgctggcaattaagtacaaggaAACAATCAGAGATTACACTGACAGATGGCATAAGATATGTCAAGCCATCGGAAACGTGGATCCAGTAGttagcatcaactgctacaaatgggggctGGACAGGATGAGTCCCCTATTTTTCGAGATCCACGGCACCATCCATGCTACCGAAGGAGATCTTCGAGTAATCATAGAAAAACATGCAAGGTTAGAGTAGATCCAATGAGAGAATCCCAGAGCTCAGACTCAGCGTCCCTCACGCACGAATTCTGTAGAACAAGCTAGCGGTTCCAAAAGAGGCAACTCAGATGAACGACCCAGCGAGGACAGAAGAGAACGAAGAGATGATCTACAAAGGgatgaccgaaaattcgaagaccagGTCTACACGAAGCTAAATACCAACTATTCATGCATCGTGAAGGAAATCAAGGGTCAGGAAAAcatcgattggccatggtccaagggaaagcatcCCCCAAGATCAGAAAAGTCGAGAgaatactgtgaatatcactgtttcaatgGTCACCAAACAGAGAAATGCAAGaacctcaagataatgattcaaaagttGATTGACGCAGGAGATCTTAAACAGTACGTACATAGGACTAGCACGAAGACAAGGCTAAACGAAGCAAGCAGGTTCAGCTACCTGAAGGAAACCACACGCTTAACACCATCTCATGTTCTGAGACAACGGGGCCATCCCTAACTGCCCAGATAGGTAAAAGATTGAGAAAGCAGTTTGAATACTATTGTGAGCTGTACAAAATCGATGGGGAAGAAGTGGATGAACACGAAAAATGGATGTACGCACCAATGGTTTTCGACGCGGACGACGtcgaagaaaatatggaggacCACAACGACCCTCTAGTTCTCACGCTGCCAGTAGAAGGGTGCAACATCAAGAAGAtcctcatcgatggaggaagctcagtcaatgCTTTATTCTATGATACATTCAAACGAATGGAACTCAACGATGAACAATTGTTATCTTCGTACTACACTATCTACGGTTTCAACAGAGCAGCCATGAAGCCTTTAGGAGACATTGTCTTGCAAGTAGACGCAGGTCCAATGAAAGTCGACACCCGGTTCAGTATGGTGGATGCACCATCACCCTATAATGCCATAATTGGCCGAAGGTGGGTACACAAACtcaaaggagtggcggctaccTATCACCAATACCTTAGGTTTCCAACTCCCCAAGGGATAATGGAAAtaaaaggagaccaagtaactgcgcgaGAATATCAAACTTTGCAGAACCAGATTAATAACGAACATGATTAGCAGCGAAAGTACCGAAGATCTCGAAACAAAGAAGCTGCAAAAGAGAAAGCGATCGACAcctatctggaagaaatctctgGCAGAAGCCTTTCAAAGGAGAATACGGTTGGAAACGCAGAGGCGAGTACCTCTGCCACAAAAGAAGACgaagagcctaccaaatagcaattaaagaatgttCCTATCCTAGGGGAACCAAAGTCCACGTTTACACCCGTGGAAGCAATGAAAGAAGTCAACATAGGGACAGAAGAAACTCCAAGGATGATCAAAATTGGAACTCTTATGGATAAGGAAAGAGAGGCATCCTTGATCAAACTACTAGGGGAATACGCAGATATCTTCGCATGGAATCTAGGTGACATGCCAGGAATCGATCCGAAGCTAATCCATCACGAACTTCGTATGAAGACCGACACACCACCATTCAGGCAGAAGGTGCGAAAAGTAGCACCAGAATACCACAAAGAAGTCGAAGCGGAACTCCGTAAGTTACTAGTAGTAGGGTTCATCAAAGAAGTCAAATATCCAACATGGATTTCGAACATGGTAATCGTACCAAAAAAGAATGgtggggttagaatatgcattgatttcaccaacctcaataaagcATGCCCTAAAGACAGTTATCCGCTGCCAAGCATCGACCAACTGGTCGAAGCagtcgaaggatacgaagagaTGTCATTTATGGACGGGTACTCTGGGTACAACCAACTGTTCCTAGCAAaggaagatcaacaacatacaacgTTTTATACCCCGCATGGCCTCTACTGTTACGTAAGAattcccttcggacttcgaaatgcaggggcaacatatcaaagaatggtggatgctattttcaaaccatggatcggGAACACCTTGGAAGTCTATGTAGACGATATGCTCATCAAGAGCAAGCTGCGCAAGGATCACCACCAATATCTGAGGGATATATtccaagcaatgaggaaacacaatatgaaagtgaacccagagaaatgtactttcggcgtcacctcaggaaagttcctcggatatctggtgacaaagaggggcatcgaagtagACCctgctaagattcaagccattgTGGGAATGCCATCCCCAAGGAACCTAAAAGAGGTTCAAAAACTCAATGGTTCACTAGCTGCACTGGGAAGATTCATATCCAGATCTTCAGACTGGTGCAAACATttctttaacattctcaaaaaagggagcaagttcgaATGGACGTCAGAATGCGAGGAAGCTTTTTAAAAAATCAAGGACTACCTGGCTGAGATCCCCATCTTGCAAAAACCTGATCCCGACGAGGTTTTGGCCCTATACATAGCAACAACAGaggatgcagtcagcgcagttttggtcaaaaccaacacgaagatagaacaacccaTCTACTACGTCAGCAAAACCCTCAACACAACAGAAAGAAATTACACGAAGATTGGGCAACTTATCTTGGCGTTAGTATGGGCAAACTTAAAGCTGAGGACCTACTTCTTGACCCACTACATCCGCGTCCCATGGAAAGccccgctagaagcagtcctcaaaagtgCAGGGAAGGTAGGGAGAATTGAAAAATCTAACACACATctcgaccaattcaacatcatccatgaacTCCAGCATTCCCGAAAGTCACAAGTCTTAGCGGATTTCCTAGCAGATCTACCATTGGAGGATGATGAAGAGGTCTTCATTGATGGACTCAAGACAGCAGGGTTACCAGAGATTGACGAAGGCAAGGATCCCGTCGACATTATCGAACCAGCAAACCCAAGACGAtgggaagtattcgtcgatggGTCGAAGAATAGAGAAGGCGCAGGTATAGGCATCGTGATCACCACTCCCACgggagacaggatcatacattCCTTCAGGTTGAAATTccaggggcataccaacaacatagttgaatgtGAAGCTGTAGTGCACGCTCTTTGTCTGATAATAGATATGGGTATAACCGAGGTGCTCCTAACAAGTGATTCACAACTGGTCATCCGAAAAATAGGGTTGGAATACAATGTTTATGAAGAAACCCTGTCAGCGTACATGGCCTTAGTCCAGACACTGGCATCTCAGATACCAAACATTAAGTTCCGACACCTAGGCAGAAAGGAACTCATGCACGCATATGCCTTGGCCTATGTGTCATCGATGTTAAAGAACGAGGATGTCAAGGAAATCAAAATAACTAGGGATTACGAGCCCTCAGTCGCTTCCCGAGGATATTGCAGACGATGATGCAGGGGAATACATCGCCGATGACTTCCAAGAGGATGATATCATGGCaagagaagacgaagatgaagacttcagcaaagaagaggACTGGAGATCTGAGATCCACCTTTTTCTCAAAGAAGGAACACTACCAGCGGACCTAAAACAGGATAGGAAAATACAATCAAAGGCAGGAAGGTACGACTTAAGAGAAGGGATCTTATACAACAAATCCTTCCTCGTACCTTTACTACGGTGCCTATCTAGATCCGAAGGCCACCTGATTCTAAAAGATATACATCGCGGGCACGCAGGGAATCACAGTGGAATGAGATCTCTAGCGGACAAGGAAAAAACCCAAGGGTATTACTgaccaacaatgatacgagacacTGCAAGAATGTcaagaagatgcgaagaatgccaacgATTTGCCAAAAgaatccacgcacccgcaacgATGCTGAACTCGGTGGATAttccttggccattctcaaaatggggcatagacattgTGGGTCCTCtgatcgaaggatcagggaaaagaagaTTCTTGATAGTGGCCACAGACTATTTTAGCAAATGGGTAGAAGCTAAGGCTCTGGCAAGGATCCGTGACTcatatgtcttcacattcatctttcaaaacattatttacaggtttggcataccagcaaAAATTGTCTCCGACAATGGCAAGCATCTACGGGGTAAAAACATTGACTTGATCTTCGATACTTtgaaaattcgaaagaacaagtcaacaccaatataccctcaaagcaacggccaGGCAGAATCCACAAACAAGACCCTTGCTCTTATTCTCAAGAAACAACTAGACAAGCATAAGGGACGATGGTGTGAGCAGCTACACAACGTTCcgtgggcatacagaacaacccGAAGATCAGCCACAGGAGAGTCCCCATTCTtgctcacctatggagccgaagctgtCATCCTTATAGAGatcatcatgccaactacgaagaccgaagcatgggaaaagaacctcacaACGGATATGATGCTGGAAAGACTTGATGATCTCGAGGAAAGGAGAGAGGCAGCGCTGCAAAAAATGGAGAACTATCAAAGAAAGCTAGCAAGGGAGTtcaataagagggttaagcttagaaattttatagaaggacagtatgtgctgagaaccataccccaataccaacgagaaaagaagtgtgGCAAGTTAGCACCAACATGGAGAGGACCTTTTGTCATACACTATATCACAAGGAATGGATCCTACTacctgcgcaacctaaaaggagaagtcctcagacaaccatggaatgcaaaatatctcaaccaTACCATCCATAGAAAGTAGCGCGGatctgcatctgcgtgaagaataccagaataaGAAGACGACGCAttcgatcgacatgtttctatctctggacgaggaatacaGACCTCAActcatcaatcaaacaaacttttggcAAGAATTCATATTTAAGAAAACAACACAAGTACAACACAAGGGGAAGCGTGTCAGCAAGATGAACGCTTGTAAATATAACGCATCACAAGAACACCACGCCTGTACACACAAGTTTTCACAATTGGGTAAAGTAGttacctacaatctctcgggactcccctatcagtgtctataagtgcaggaccatggggaaggcatccagcagaaagagatacccaaccaatcttaaggcagcGGGCCAAcagaatgggtgtatgtaaatattttaaaataaacatcccatatcctagaactctgccccgacccccaccgtctgggaatcctctggcccaggattagccagcggggtgacatgtcttaagacgatcacgaaggtatacCTAAATGATGATCCATTCCAtgaaagttgattacaagttcagcaaaatAAACAAGAGCAAGAGATACATCAAAAAATGATTCGAAGCTATATAATCAAtaaagatcaactttctatgactagtAGAAAAATCTATTTGGACGATTCAGCTCCGCCAGCAGGGTTCTTCCTCTGAGACGAAGGTACACtcccacctgaagaaggccccgAGGAACCATACAAAGGTGCGGGCTGAGGACGATGAGGATAATTCTTGATGAGTCCATGTTCAGTCTTAAGATCACGCTCAATCTTGTCCCAAACCTTGTTAGTCTCCTCGGACAACTGACAACGAGCCTTATATGCAATGATGTTAGTCTTCATCTCGGCTTGTGACAACGAAGAGGATAGACGGCTCACCTCTTTGGAGGCGACATTAGATGCTTCATCACGAGACGTAGCTAGTCCCTTGTAGTAGGtagcttgtccttcctgctgcactaaagcagattgagccttttcaaatttgtCATTTGCAGcgcgaagctgtccctcgagctctgaaaattAGAAACACCAAGGGGTTAGAACGATGAAATtacaagatcacactcgatgaaacgaggctataccttcgacattagccgaagcctcttcatattcgTTAACAGCCGCGTctcgagcctcatcaagaaagtcatactcatcagatattttcttataatccatCTGAAGGTtggtaagagcaaattgacttgcatctaattctacctgcttcattaaatccaagtgacgaagatgattgacTTCGTTATTTATCTCCTCCAATCCCTTGTTGAGTCTGTACATATTTACTTCGAGATTTATCTgagactcagcctggcgggctacATCAGCCCGAGACGCAGCTAGGGCCTTGCTAAGGGCACCGACCTCAGCCCTGGCATCGTCCCTCTCTTTGGCAAGATGTTGCATATAATCTATAATTTCGGGGCCCTGAGAGGAACGAGCCTGTCGTAATTCTTCCTCCAGAAGATTTATTCTAGCTTCTAAAGACGAAGCATACTCTCGGGCTTCACgcagattatcacgcgtccacaacaccGTGCCATTGAACAAACGACGATCATGGTTGTATCTATTTTGCATATCCACCATTTTTACTCGTTTTTCTCGCCATTCAACTGTTAAGGCGTtatgctcatcagcacgagcattccacttatcgacctcgctctttatcttctccacTAACTCTATgatgcgggatttctgt
Coding sequences within:
- the LOC113331821 gene encoding protein ACCELERATED CELL DEATH 6-like isoform X2, yielding MGTTTSTMENDIESSVRKLFGNNVYDEEMPIPISSLECMENKSTTALHAPEEICLTIVDSSPDHHFLHINNEYNYELEYMTVDTPKIQLQHNNVTDDDYNCTEYMASDIPVEIIKDNGVTSENGGQTDHIKKYQLLYKAALKGDWLTAKRILKADSNAITAKITMNDETVLHVAAASRHSMFVEKLVKLVPSLALKNSEGETMLHVVAAAGIIRAAKVMVTKNPNLTQMPDASGWVPLVTAVYTANPLEEKSKKMVHYLCSVTRDEEPSPYFGVAGGSLISITIASNLYDVALNLVQQYPSLATEKNESGYSALEVMAARPSSFASGSEATTWERFLRSFRVQIHEEDLMHTQALALVKCICKEISLKSSTDIFKFFEDSHILEEATRFGAFYIVLECVQMFPDLLCVKMKTNYTILEEAIKYRRENMFNLICEMNAGKKLATSVDGNNNTILHLVAKRADPQQLNSVTGAALQMQRELQWYQEVENIVLQRHRQKKNNEGKTPRALFTEEHKDLLEKAEKWMKDTANSCMIVATLITTVVFAAVFTVPGGNFSDIASRKEGIPIFLNTTSFTVFAIADALALLSSITSVLMFFSILSSRYAEADFLFSLPKKLITGFVTLFFSIAAMIAAFGAALSIVLEQRWAWAPIPIALFTCIPVALFALLQIPLFVTIVRSTYGPSIFRRKDQRMQWTY
- the LOC113331821 gene encoding protein ACCELERATED CELL DEATH 6-like isoform X1 — translated: MGTTTSTMENDIESSVRKLFGNNVYDEEMPIPISSLECMENKSTTALHAPEEICLTIVDSSPDHHFLHINNEYNYELEYMTVDTPKIQLQHNNVTDDDYNCTEYMASDIPVEIIKDNGVTSEENGGQTDHIKKYQLLYKAALKGDWLTAKRILKADSNAITAKITMNDETVLHVAAASRHSMFVEKLVKLVPSLALKNSEGETMLHVVAAAGIIRAAKVMVTKNPNLTQMPDASGWVPLVTAVYTANPLEEKSKKMVHYLCSVTRDEEPSPYFGVAGGSLISITIASNLYDVALNLVQQYPSLATEKNESGYSALEVMAARPSSFASGSEATTWERFLRSFRVQIHEEDLMHTQALALVKCICKEISLKSSTDIFKFFEDSHILEEATRFGAFYIVLECVQMFPDLLCVKMKTNYTILEEAIKYRRENMFNLICEMNAGKKLATSVDGNNNTILHLVAKRADPQQLNSVTGAALQMQRELQWYQEVENIVLQRHRQKKNNEGKTPRALFTEEHKDLLEKAEKWMKDTANSCMIVATLITTVVFAAVFTVPGGNFSDIASRKEGIPIFLNTTSFTVFAIADALALLSSITSVLMFFSILSSRYAEADFLFSLPKKLITGFVTLFFSIAAMIAAFGAALSIVLEQRWAWAPIPIALFTCIPVALFALLQIPLFVTIVRSTYGPSIFRRKDQRMQWTY